From the Daucus carota subsp. sativus chromosome 8, DH1 v3.0, whole genome shotgun sequence genome, one window contains:
- the LOC108203905 gene encoding uncharacterized protein LOC108203905, with translation MEKDWISKERDSLEYEVGVEKFLICAEQNCKNPKKIPCPCCKCVNFKKFPVKIIRGHLYENGFSLGYIDWIWHGGKAGISSAGSTLPPQEEEHNAEAFLTAFEAASEAVAASEAVAAGASEAAAVCEAAYRNPGDNSGGDEYDKDSHDFKRFVVDAQQPLFEGSDCTKLDSMLKLQNWKARYGVSDSAFNDLLSTVGSFLPQDNTLPVNSYEAKKTLSNLGLEYTKFHACPNECVLYRGVYETASECPKCKLSRWKVGKDGRERYKVPAKVMWYFPVIPRFKRMFKSSSTAELLTWHSTNQRIQDGQMRHPADSPSWRNIDYRWPAFGSEPRNLRLALAADGINPHNNGLTNRYSCWPVTLVTYNLPPWLCMKRKFMMLTILVSGPHEPGNNIDVFLQPLVDDLKKLWEEGEPNVYDAFTKSFFTLRAALLWTINDFPAYGNLSGCVNKGYLGCPVCGDDTVAKYLPYSRKICYQGHRRYLPRHHPYRKNKVAFNGQQEFGQPRPPLSGQEVLEQQENIKFSFGNEVKKSKKVDCAWKKKSVFFELEYWKFHYVRHCLDIMHVEKNVCDSLIGTLLNLKFKSKDSEASRLDMMDMGVRTDLAPEQGVKKTYLPPSCFTLTKAEKREVLKSLSSMKLPYGHSSNIRNCVSMADLKIFGMKSHDCHVLLQQLLPVAIRSVLPKNVRVSIIRLCFFFNTLCNKIVDVSKLDKLQADVVLTLCELEKIFPPSFFDIMIHLIVHLVRELRLCGPVFYRWMYPFERFNKVLKSYVRNRYFPEGCIAEAYLKEESVEFCAEFCRNSFTTAGLPKDQGKLSGPLSAATIKSVEEKERDEAHLHVLLNNSEVFPYIKMHKELLEKLYEGKKKSIQWMIGEHNRLFADWFQNKVITELNEKVEGVSETIRWLAGKPSFNVLTFDGYLVDGIRYFTEERDNARVVQNSGVSLVAKTVQVSSAKDLNPVESDMTFYGRIQDIWELDYHSFKAPLFLCKWADCDRGVKADELGFTLVDLSRQGHKNDKYVSVHQVKQVFYVEDPVDSKWSVVLTSTNRDYHEIYNDDDLGDTILENPPFCSNIPIVDPGVDDDEESNAGNKRKDGEGIWLKK, from the exons ATGGAGAAAGATTGGATTTCGAAAGAGAGGGATTCGTTGGAGTATGAAGTCGGGGTTGAAAAGTTTTTGATTTGCGCCGAGCAAAACTgtaaaaatcctaaaaaaataCCTTGCCCCTGCTGCAAATGTGtcaatttcaagaaatttccggtAAAAATAATAAGGGGTCATCTTTACGAAAACGGTTTCAGTCTCGGGTATATTGATTGGATTTGGCACGGAGGCAAGGCTGGTATTTCGTCTGCCGGTAGCACACTGCCCCCTCAGGAAGAGGAGCATAATGCAGAAGCATTTCTTACAGCCTTTGAAGCCGCATCGGAAGCGGTTGCTGCATCAGAAGCGGTGGCTGCTGGTGCTTCAGAAGCTGCTGCAGTTTGTGAAGCAGCATATCGTAATCCGGGGGATAATTCGGGGGGTGATGAGTACGATAAAGACTCGCATGATTTTAAGAGGTTTGTTGTCGATGCtcaacaacctttatttgagGGCAGCGACTGCACAAAATTAGATTCAATGTTGAAATTACAGAACTGGAAAGCGAGATATGGTGTTAGTGATAGTGCGTTCAATGATCTGCTCTCGACAGTTGGCTCATTCCTACCTCAGGATAATACATTACCTGTTAACTCATACGAAGCAAAAAAAACTCTTTCGAATTTAGGCCTTGAGTATACAAAATTCCACGCGTGTCCCAATGAATGTGTTCTATACAGGGGTGTATATGAGACTGCTTCGGAGTGTCCAAAGTGCAAGCTTTCGCGCTGGAAGGTGGGTAAGGATGGTAGAGAACGGTATAAAGTCCCGGCAAAAGTTATGTGGTACTTTCCGGTCATTCCAAGATTTAAACGGATGTTTAAATCTTCTTCGACAGCTGAGTTGTTGACATGGCATTCCACCAACCAAAGAATTCAGGATGGACAGATGCGCCATCCTGCCGACTCACCTTCTTGGCGGAATATCGATTACAGGTGGCCTGCCTTCGGAAGTGAGCCAAGAAATCTTCGACTAGCTTTGGCGGCTGATGGTATCAACCCACATAACAATGGGCTGACCAATCGTTATTCTTGTTGGCCGGTAACATTGGTAACATATAATCTTCCTCCGTGGTTATGTATGAAGAGGAAATTTATGATGTTAACTATATTAGTCTCCGGTCCACATGAACCAGGTAACAACATTGATGTGTTCTTACAACCGTTAGTTGATGATTTGAAAAAGCTTTGGGAAGAAGGTGAACCGAATGTATATGATGCCTTCACAAAATCTTTTTTCACTTTAAGGGCGGCTTTGTTATGGACGATTAATGATTTCCCGGCGTATGGTAATTTGTCTGGCTGTGTCAACAAGGGTTATTTGGGTTGTCCAGTGTGTGGTGATGATACCGTTGCTAAGTACTTGCCTTATAGTAGGAAAATATGTTACCAAGGTCATCGTCGGTATTTACCTAGACATCATCCATACAGGAAGAATAAAGTAGCCTTTAACGGTCAACaagagtttgggcagcccaggCCACCTCTTTCTGGACAAGAGGTGTTAGAACAACaagaaaacattaaattttcttttggaaATGAAGTAAAGAAGTCGAAGAAGGTGGACTGTGCTTGGAAGAAGAAGTCAGTATTTTTTGAGTTAGAATACTGGAAATTCCATTATGTTCGTCACTGCCTTGATATTATGCACGTGGAGAAAAATGTATGCGATAGTCTAATTGGGACGTTATTGAATTTAAAGTTCAAGTCCAAAGATAGCGAGGCGTCTCGTCTTGATATGATGGACATGGGGGTTAGGACTGATTTAGCTCCAGAACAAGGAGTCAAAAAAACTTATCTGCCTCCTTCCTGTTTTACTCTAACAAAAGCAGAAAAAAGAGAAGTGTTGAAGTCACTATCATCAATGAAGCTGCCATATGGGCATTCCTCAAACATCAGAAATTGTGTATCCATGGCAGATTTAAAGATATTTGGGATGAAGTCTCATGACTGCCATGTACTTCTTCAACAATTACTCCCTGTAGCTATTCGTTCGGTGCTTCCGAAGAATGTTAGAGTTAGCATAATAAGGCTTTGCTTCTTTTTCAACACTCTGTGCAACAAAATTGTTGACGTGTCAAAACTTGATAAATTGCAAGCCGATGTGGTATTAACCTTATGTGAGCTCGAGAAAATATTCCCCCCCTCTTTTTTCGATATAATGATACATCTAATAGTGCACCTGGTCAGGGAATTACGTTTATGTGGACCGGTTTTCTATAGATGGATGTACCCATTTGAGCGTTTTAATAAAGTGTTGAAAAGTTATGTGCGAAACCGTTATTTTCCGGAAGGCTGTATAGCCGAAGCAtatttgaaagaagaatctgTAGAATTCTGTGCAGAGTTCTGTAGAAATAGTTTCACAACTGCTGGTCTGCCGAAGGACCAAGGCAAACTTTCTGGTCCACTTTCGGCTGCAACAATAAAATCTGTTGAAGAGAAAGAACGAGATGAGGCGCATTTACACGTCCTCTTAAACAACAGTGAAGTGTTTCCATATATTAA GATGCATAAGGAGTTGCTTGAAAAACTTTATGAGGGAAAGAAAAAGTCTATTCAGTGGATGATTGGGGAGCATAATAGGTTGTTTGCTGATTGGTTTCAGAACAAAGTTATTACTGAATTAAATGAGAAAGTCGAAGGTGTTTCAGAAACGATAAGGTGGCTAGCAGGCAAACcatcatttaatgttttaacTTTTGATGGGTATTTAGTTGATGGGATCCGATACTTCACAGAGGAACGAGACAATGCTAGGGTTGTTCAAAATAGTGGAGTCTCTTTAGTTGCTAAAACTGTCCAAGTTTCGAGTGCTAAGGATTTAAATCCCGTAGAAAGTGATATGACATTTTATGGGAGGATTCAAGATATTTGGGAACTAGATTACCACTCATTTAAAGCCCCGTTGTTCTTGTGCAAATGGGCTGACTGTGACAGAGGCGTCAAGGCTGACGAACTTGGCTTCACACTTGTGGACCTTAGTCGACAAGGCCACAAGAATGACAAATATGTGTCTGTGCATCAAGTGAAACAAGTTTTCTACGTGGAAGATCCCGTTGATTCTAAATGGTCAGTCGTATTGACCTCAACAAACAGAGATTATCACGAGATCTACAATGATGATGATCTTGGAGATACGATCTTGGAGAACCCCCCATTCTGCTCTAACATCCCCATAGTTGATCCTGGTGTTGATGACGACGAAGAGTCTAATGCTGGCAATAAAAGAAAGGATGGCGAGGGAATCTGGCTGAAGAAGTGA